The DNA sequence GTGGAGggtttaataataatccaaatgctctacaaataaaaaatgcatacaaaTGTTTATTGATCAGGTATGAATTAAAAGAGTTTGATAGCGGCAATTGTCTTTTTGACAGTTTAGAAATTTTACATGCATTATCGAAtccaaaaacatttaaatgtcCTATAgcaaataaagaagaaatttttgatgaaagaaTACTCATTTTCGatcatgattatataaaaacattttagcaGCTTACACCATATGTAGATAACATAGTCCAATACATAGCAGgatatatctgtaataaactgttattaattgtaaatataacattatacattgtgatatttataaaaaccaGTTATTaagtcataaaatatttttgttatccaAACTAAAAAATAGAGGGCCATATTTAACACGATCTGATGACGTATaaagaatttgtaaaatatcagaaataacTATCCGGcaatacacaaataaattgcaaaaaaataaaataaaacaatttttagcgaatattatatatcatagatTATAATCTCCATTTTCTAACGATATTAtgcaaaatcatatattatctcAAGATGTACTAGATAATCATAGAGCACAactgtgtaaatataatatcatcatacataaaaattgtttcacgCGTGCGCGCGCTCGCGAAGCCAAAAAGATGTCtaacaaaaatgattatattcaccaaacatttacaaaacttattttatttaatcaccaatagttttattataatttatatataattccaatagttttatatataatttatattttataataatttattttgtttatacaaaattttataaaaatttatttttaatattaatttttatagagtttattataatatttttgttataataaaatttttttatatttttatctaattgttttataccaaagaataaaataaacatttttaacgatattaaACGCAGTTTTTTAGATTAGCttgtattctttattttatattttgtatttttatctaattgttttatagcaaagaataaaataaacattttcaacAAGACGCATTTTTTAGATTAGCCTCTACATGCCAGCGCATGCGCGTTGTATAAAGTACCCAAATTGTGCGAGGGAGCGAGAGGTTGATATATGTCTGCACCGTGATGTTTTCACCAGCATTGAAccttgaataatataatagtattacatatatggaCAGATCCCAATAATATCTCGTCGGTATCTAAACTATTTATTAGCGTTTTAGGATGAACGATTAATCCAATCTAGATCAATTAAtcactatattttactataaattcaAGTCTTTTATTGGCAGAGATGATATAATGACATCATTAATCGCTCTCAGAGCGATTAAACTTACATTCAAAAACGCCATATGTAAACATAATGtatgaataatgtatttatatatattacgttacTACGCTGATCAAACATCTCATTTGTTATCAATTATCGTAAGTATTGATTGTATTTTCCCACATGTAAAAATTGACAtgtcaataaaattctttcgcGGAGACACCAACTAACATCGTCGCTGCCATCGACCGAATTTCTGAcgtgtctctctttttctttctctttctcttcctctctctctcttcctcttcctcttcccctctctctctctctctcttcctctctcccctctctctctctctctctcttctttgtctctgtctctgtttgtttgtctctttctctttttatattgccTGGTCACATCTCAACTGCTCACGCCTCACGCAATTATGTGTCTAGCCTAGTACGTAACGTGCCGTTCCTGCTGATCGTCGCCGTTCGAGAAAATAGATTCTGTGATATTTTCTGTACTTGCATCAGTTCGTAGTTCGCGACAGACAAAGGATCACAATTTCGTTGCGGAGGGCCAAGCCCGCCCTCCTAACAAAAAGTGAGTGATGTGATTTTCATCATCCAATACATTGTTGTATACAAAGTTGAGAAAAGAAATGGAGGAagataaaatactatataaaaaattattaaattttgaagaaatatattaaagatatataaaaatatgaataaatataattatagaaatagagGGGTTATGTTCGGtatgaaaattaagaattgGATGATTGTAAATGTACGAATGGATGATAAACGAAATGACGTATAAGATTgacgaaagagagagtaaAAGGAGATGAAGAGGGACAAGTagggaaagaagaaaaacatatatatatatatatatagtgcgataaaataaatataaataaataaatatgtaaaataaatataaaaataaataaatatgtaaaaagtttaatgaaaaaaatatatataattaaagcagaaagaaaattgaataatggAGAAATTGTGttggagaaaattatataaagtgaaTATGTAAGCGTGGGAATTAgtagatatatgaaatatgtataataagtataatgaCGTAGTATCACATGTAGAGAGAGGTGATTGTTGTTtcgatgtatgtgtgtgaaaaaaaagaacagtaACAGATTACAAAACTGTTGACACAGATAATTTAGaggtaaaagaaattatacagAAAGAGATTAAGAGATTGATAAAACGGGTTAACGAGTATGTATTAGCATAAATCCATGAAAATTAGAAAGTCATGTGCATGTACGCAATATGATATAGTAAGGTtatggaaaaaagaaaggaagagtAGTTATTTTTGGAGAATAGATTTACTgtggaaacaaaaaaatatgataaataatatttttaaagacaatATAGAAAATAGGGCTATGATAAAGTtacaaacattaaataatgcatCAATGTTGTGTATCTAACGAATGTACAAACGGAATGACGTGGTAAAGtgagtatgtatgtatgtgtgtgtgtgtggataaTACGATTTATTTTCGATCTTTGATAAGTTTGATAGTATGACAAGTGCAAGAATgtgttcattaatttattaaagaacgcatatcacatatacacacaaatttatttaatatcaataaaaattaatattttgtcatttttaaacAGCTAAAGGCctgcacaaaataaatttgtgcctgattatattattatttattttctaatcacatgttttaataagatatGTTAAATAACTTGAAATTTCAACATTGAATGACATTTTATGCACGAGTGTATATTTGTTATGTCCAAGAATGTTTATTGTGATGGGTCAATATTTTGACCTTGatattatcttgaaaatataaaataaagattttcgtGTATGCTGGATAATTctcatataaatttgtatttctgatatcaattttatatttttttcatggaCACAAAATATCTAATGTCGTTCGCAAGTATAAACGTATACTTGCACTATGCAtctctaatattaaatgtctATATACAaaacacaatttaaaaattgcagcgTGAGTGGTAATTTTACGAAAACTAAACCTTGCATCTTTGTTATATGCATTGTTcctaaattgtatataattataaaaaataatttggatattattttaattaaatttaaagttataataatatagatatagtcATTTTGTGTATATTGTCTTACAAAATAGTCaacacattaatattaaatttttcaagttatgataaatttccaactatgtaattaaaaattgtgcaacttataaattttcctttctgttcattaaaagttataattatgcagttattttaagattattaaatatttataaatattaaatgtctacataatttataaatgtttataaatattaaaaatgtctaCATGCTTGAGTTATTGattattctgttatttttctataaatataaggaTATTTATGAACTGTGGGATGTGTGATTATAGAAAGCTTGAAAAAATGAGTAGGACAAGGGAACAAGCAGGCCCGTCTAAATCGTCGGGATCTGCAGGCTCTGCggaggagaaagaaaaggatgATAGGATGTTTGAGTGCAATATTTGTTTAGATACTGCAAAAGATGCGGTAGTCAGTATGTGCGGTCATCTCTTTTGGTAACttcatttaataacataatacatTAGAGGACATAAAGTTATCTATGATAATCTGGCTAATATAAGTGATAACAATGCAGTTGGCCATGTCTGCATCAGTGGTTGGAAACCAGACCTGCCAGGCAAGTCTGTCCAGTATGCAAAGCTGCCATAAGCAAAGACAAAGTCATTCCATTATACGGACGTGGTGCCACAAAGCATGAGGATCCaaggtataatttattttgtctgcCGAAactaaaaatagttattaatttcagttttatattgcatgttataattaaattatattaattatatttaacaatatgtacaaaaaatgtcttgtaaaatttattttattttgcataaatacatatacacataaaaataggtaataatagaaacaaaatagattagaaaaattaaaatattaagtgaaataatataatttagatttaattagtGAAATGGTTTATTTCAGGAACAACGTACCACCACGCCCAGCCGGTCAAAGATCAGAGCCGGAGACCAATGTCGGCTTCTCCGGTTTCGGTTTCGGCGATGGTTCTTACATGTCTTTCGGAATCGGCACTTTTCCGTTtgctttttttacatcaactTTTAACTTCGGAGAAGCACGACCAAGCGCAGGTAATATTTGCCATaagttacataatataaaatgtgcatgcataatatatatgtataactgtatatataataacaaaaagttacaattttatttttagttttaatttctatataatatttatacacgcGCGTgcgcacgcgcacacacacacacacacatgcatacacatgtacgtaaaatacaaatttatacaaattttctaattttttttttataaaattaattaaagtttgttaatttttttttttgcatttaatgaaTGAAAGATAAACTTTGTGATCAATCtatatttcagataataattaaaataatgtttaagaggcaatttaaaattatttatttgcagctCCCAGGGGCACGCCGCAATATGAGGAAGAACAGTTTTTgtctaaagtatttttatggTTAGCGGTTATATTCATCTGTTGGCTGTTGATGGCATAACATTGCttctaaatttgaaaatatccaTTTGCTCGATaacttgtaatattttgtctgatttgtgatttaattttccatgaatcataatcttatattagtttctgcaaacattttttgaaaaaaaaaaaaaaaaaatgtatatctcaaaaaattccaattaaaatttgtttctttccactttctagaaaaattgaaaaaatatgacgTGCAACTTGTTAATGCAaacttttcatattatttcatcAGCATTTGCCTGTTTCAAAGTATGagatgatttttttcgaatttgaACAGCTGTTATTTTATAGTCTCTTTATTCTAttcgtgtatgtatgtattatatataaatatattatttctatataagaaagagagagaggtatATGTAAATCGATATTCATCATATTTAATGCGTAACAATGTATAACTTTAAGTGAGGATATAGAgaggaaatattaatgtacatcGTAATGATATATGATGCAGTTTTGTATGATACTGCAAGGGTTTGAacagtgtgtatatataatctagaGTAAGATACGCGTTTAAACGAtggtatatattgtaatataacataacataaaaattggATTCTCGCAAGACTATTAATGGAAGTTCGTTCGTTCTTTAATCTTATGATTCTCATTTTCGTTTCTTTACTACAAGTCGATTTCTTACATACTTTGGAATcttgaattattgaattttaattgtttatattctaCAAGACAAgtcattaattaacaaatgtgctattgcatatttttttcgtaattttgttaataatcgaAAGGAGGGAATAATTACAAcatttatttgtatgtatatttacttatttgttagatcaattatgttttaaaattttgtaaataaaatttatgttatatggaaagagaaagaaaaagaaggaataaatatatataatcataactaATATagttaaacatattaatcatatacattaaaaagtcaaagaatgtatataaatgtgagaatttacatacatatttacaaatatatatgtatatatatgtgtgtgtgtgggggggggtgcgtgcgtgcgtgtgtgtgtatatgtgtatatatgtaaatatatatgtaaaaaaggaAGTTTTTCTAAAAAGTCATTACTTAGATTTAagttaactaaatttttaagagttttagaataatattgtgatacagttattaaaaacaaaatcgtAAATTGTTGGTTGCCAAATATGTGCTTTTGcacatattgcaataatttgcataataataataacaaaaatctatctttatacttattactatatatatatatatatatatatatatatatatacatatacatacatacatacatacatacatacatacatacatacatacatacatatatatatatatatatatatatatatatatatatatatatatatatattctaaaaattctcttaaaaatttagttaactTAAATCTAAGTAATGACTTTTTAGAAAaacttcctttttttatattatttaatcttttattatattatttaatctttccaATATACATACACTATCAATGTCACtgattgtaaattgtaaattcaatttctttgtaaaaagccgacttataaagatttttaaaaaattcgcaaaCGCTAACGCTACTTTCACAATATCTCGGAAGGAATAGCATTGATAGCGCGCATTATGACGAAGCACGCTACCATTAATAACGTCATGACTGCATTTGCTAGCACTATCAGTTTGCTCCGCGAACAGCCGATAACAATAGCGTAAATAGTATTTCCTCGAATGCccttaatatcataaaaatactaattttacaaatatcctaacccatatatatattgaagattATTTGAGatgtttattattgttaaaaaaattataattttaatttcttcgaggtgataaaaattttataagtttaaagAATTActagaaataaagaatatagtaaataaagaagcttataaaatgtataaactatataaaatatttattgaatgtaaTGTCTATCACAGATTGCGGTTTTAGGTAAACATTCCCCGTTCTTCCTTTTCTACTGCATTAATATAGGAATATAATAGCaattgaaggaaaaaaaaacaccaaTTTTGTTCTTGATATTGTTTggtattttttacacaatataatatatgttgcttattcttaatattatcaaaacatgattttttctcgttttgaatatatctataatatattaggttggggaaaaagaaatccattattttttcgGTAGATGGCACgcaaaaataatggatttctttttccccaacctaatatattaaaattctatagaaattattaagtataaaatttaaaaacaaattataaacaaaacacAGAGTTATTTATGACTAGTCTAATATTTCTCACAATAAGTACATGTTAACTTGAAGAATTACATTTCATCCTTATTGTCTTTGGATCTTTTACTGAAACCTTTAGAGATTAGCAGCTCATTACACTCTTCTCGGGTTAATGTAGACAATACCAATCGTTCCACTTCctgcaatattttcaaagttttattgATGATagcaaattcaattatatattatatattaagttaatttttaattgtcgaACCTCTTCATGTTCATTGAATAATACAAGTTCTGGTATTGCACCttgtatatgtttaaattccACATTGttgctatttatatttattaaggatagtttctaaaatttcaattgcaatataaagaaataaaataacttatttttttctcttttatatactataatttttagtttttatcttACATCAAAAGATAACTTGactcatttttaataaaaaaattaataagtgttaaaacatgcaatatatatttataacaaataattaaataatacatacatacacacatacaaacgtgtgtatgtgtgtgtgtgtgtgtgcgcgcgcgcgtgtgtaataaaatgatcataattataattataaaatggcaCTATAAAGGATACTAGTTCGGCAGATCCTCAAAGATAAATTGCTTGACATCCGGCAGTCGATTCAACGAGCAACCTCTGCAACTCTGAAAAATGAACAACAAATAACATTAACAGTACAATATACTGATCTTTATAAgcagtatataattataatctcttgatacataaattttcattcgaATAATGAACACTTGTTGAACAAATGTAATAATCTCGTATATCGATTAtacgtttaataatatatgaaaactgCATTCATGTAAAAGCGATGCGTATTATTAAGTAATCATATCatctgttataattattttaatataaatatgaaatacctCGACTCTTGCAGATGCGTAATAACTGTTCGCGGAATTCgttaaagaaacaaagaaaattgagAGTGTTAACACCagtacgataaaattattaacagttACAACGAATGCCATGTTGTTTGTCATTCAATTTCAAAATAGAATGAAGCAGAAACCATCGCTTCATGAGATGATTTTTGGCGATTGTTTGGTCATGTATGTATCTGTACACAGTATATATAGCGGCACTCATTATTTGACTACGTTTACACGTCACCCCTAAAATCGGATTTAACATCCGTAGTTCTAAGGCTGGCCAATCACAGTCATTTCATTCTTCAGAGGAATAACTGTGATTGGTCAGTTTTACAACTATAAACGTTATTAAACTTAATAGggcaactgaaatgataagaatgcttagtttttattcacttctattttctgttgccaccctgctgattttaaccgtcggttaacttaaGGGCCAATTTTATCATCTTCGATTAAGTTAATtgacggttaaaatcagcagaatggcaacagaaaatagaggtgaatgaaaaccaagcgttcttatcatttcagttgccacACTGTCTATGCATAGATAGGAAGCAAGTGCACGacgcgacacacacacacacacacacacacacacacaccacacacaccacacacgcacgcacacacacacacacacacgggagGATGTGCAAGGGGGGCCTTCGGCCCCCTTCCCGCACCCAATCCCTGCCGAGAGGCAGAGTGGATCTTACTttacaatgtagcatgtactttgtaagttgtaaagcgaaGTCCACCTTGTCTACCGTAGAGAGGGTGCGGGAGGAAGGCCGAAGGCCACCTTGCACAACcacgtgtgtgtatgcgtgcggcgtgtgtgcgtgtccgtgtgtgtgtgtatggcgCGTGCTTCTTGTCCCTGCCTGTACTTTGGtgtgtaacgtcctgccaattttaaaaactatattttagctagtaattaagtacatttatccctgcaaaatacctatggaataattatgtaatccatttgcttttattttaattgttaattaatttcattaatcgcttatcattcTAGTTCCATATAGTTATTTAAcctaaaaaccgaatatattttaatccttttagtaataataatcgatggcgcaaggaattgaaattccttagatcgacgaatcaggaagcattatttagaactagctagctgtacaacagtgactttctagaactaacctgctgattactttaagaacgaacttgcgagcgagtttcatactcgataatatcgatactatcTAATCTCtatctaatatctaacttttaagattttaatatttaatcatacagacaaatatatatataataattactcactcttaaattgaggagtaaatgcgccgtactttatggaatcataaaacgtatataataataatttgttgactataatttgttgaatatttataattattttatccaaaacatcacatataaaactttcaatactatattcaatacaattatactttataaataattaaaatcatattaattaaaacaggttattatataatgcgcgaatgcttccataaagaaatgattttaataaaattaatatgctttattgtagtatcgatcaagcgaccataaatataaatttaagaggcttatattctatggaatcataaattatatatattacatataatacatataagttatctaaaatatctatttttttaaactatagaatgccaaaattttatataaattgccaacttcttatcagaactgaaataaatagaacaaatgattccataaattaataagcataaatattaactatattattaaggattttatattataaaatattaattaagctgaaaagaatgcgcataagaggcctcatatcagtgaaacctgatattgcgagcgatataGCGATCGAACGGAAtcgcgacggctacgaccacgagtgccgaaacttaataggcagataaacatatcgatcgataattctcagaagaattgttgttaaaaatctttcttctcagaagtcctccactgaatcatCCTAAGAACATTCCAGAGCGCAACGCGTGATCTGCATACGGCCTGAaaaccctttgtttcgacagta is a window from the Cataglyphis hispanica isolate Lineage 1 chromosome 9, ULB_Chis1_1.0, whole genome shotgun sequence genome containing:
- the LOC126852048 gene encoding selenoprotein M-like gives rise to the protein MTNNMAFVVTVNNFIVLVLTLSIFFVSLTNSANSYYASARVESCRGCSLNRLPDVKQFIFEDLPNYNNVEFKHIQGAIPELVLFNEHEEEVERLVLSTLTREECNELLISKGFSKRSKDNKDEM
- the LOC126852032 gene encoding E3 ubiquitin-protein ligase RNF185-like, with product MSRTREQAGPSKSSGSAGSAEEKEKDDRMFECNICLDTAKDAVVSMCGHLFCWPCLHQWLETRPARQVCPVCKAAISKDKVIPLYGRGATKHEDPRNNVPPRPAGQRSEPETNVGFSGFGFGDGSYMSFGIGTFPFAFFTSTFNFGEARPSAAPRGTPQYEEEQFLSKVFLWLAVIFICWLLMA